TAACCCACTCTTATTTTAATTTATCCGGATTTATTGCACCGCAATCCTAAATATAGTCCTCTTCCATGCAGTTTCGAACCGAAATCAACCTGCCTGTTTCCCTCTGCCCTATCTCACATTCCGACAAAATCCTGTTTGCCGGTTCTTGTTTCACTCAAAATATCGGGCAGCTCATGCTCGAAAACAAATTTTCTGCCCTGATCAACCCAACAGGAATCATTTATAACCCAATGTCTGTTGCCAAAACCCTTGTTTTGCTGTCTGCCGGTATGCCCTTTACAAAAAACGACCTTTTTTTTAACGGGCAGTATTGGTAGAGTTTTGACCATCACGGCAGTTTTTCAGACCCCGATGTAGCGGTCTGTTTAGCGCGCATAAATCAACAACTTCAGAAAGGCAGCAAACAGTTAAATGCCGCCCGATATCTGGTGCTGACTTTTGGAACTGCTTATGTTTATTACAGAAAAGACACACAACAGGCAGTGGCCAATTGTCATAAACTGCCGGACCATTTTTATGATCGCCGCAGGTTAAGTGTAGATGAAATCGTAATTGCTTATGAACCTCTGTTGAGAAAGCTATTTGAACAGAACGAAAACATCCGGTTAATTTTAACCGTCAGCCCCATCCGGCATTGGAAAGACGGCGCAGCAGATAACCAACTTAGCAAAGCTACTTTAATTTTAGCCGTTCATGAATTAAAAAACATGTTTGCCGATAGAATAGACTATTTCCCGGCATACGAATTGTTATTAGACGACCTTCGCGACTACCGTTTTTATGCAGACGACTTGCTCCACCCTTCAAATACTGCTATTCAATACATCTGGCAAAAGTTTAAATCTGTCTATTTCACCTCCCAAACCCTCGAACTGATGGCAACAATTGAAAAAATCAGAAAGGCTTTTAAACACAAACCCCTACAACCTCAAAGCGAAACCTATAAATCTTTTGCCAGGCAACAAGTTGCAGCCATTATCGAGCTCCTGCAACAATACCCAAATCTGCCATTTGAAGAAGAGTTGACTTATTTTGAACAGACTATTGGATGATTTTAATCGGAAGGTTACTCCTTTCCACAGGTTTCACATACGACTATTGCAATTGGCAATTGGCAATTGGCAATTGGCAATTAACAATTAACAATTAACAATGGCTATTCATATTAACTCTTTCAGGTTTTTCACTTTTCACTTTTAGTTTTTCACTTTTTCACTTTTCACTTTTAGTTTTTCACTTTTCACTATCTAACCACCGCCACCTTGCCCCGCGCCAACAAAACCTCCCCATCTAATTGAAAAAACACAAAATTTTAGGTCTGAAACAGGGTTGACAATAAGTCATTGCAGGGGGGCTTTAAGTCAATGCAGGGTTGCATTAACCTGTTGCAGGGGTGAATTGATTTATTGCAGGGGTGATTTAAAGCAAAGCGGAGGCACAATAACCCAATGCAGGGGTGCATGATGTCTTTGAGGATGCACATTGGTTTATTGCAGAGGCACAATAAGCCTTTGCAGGGGTGCAATAACCTTTTGCAGGGGTGCATTGAGTCAATGCAGGGGTACTTTGACTTATTGCAGGGGTGCAATACGACTTTGCCAACCTGCAAAACTATATTGCAAAGGCAGAAATTTGGACATTTCTCCGTAAAAGGCACGAAGTTTTAGCATTTGTCTATTCTTGTTTTGACCCGCTAAGTAAGAACCCACCCCTAAACCCTTGAGGGTAGGGAATAAGACCATCGAAGCATGGAGCTACTCCCCTCCTCGGAGGGACCGGGGTGGGTTCATTAGTTAGTGAAGCGGTATAAAATTTCGTCCAGAATTGATTAAATTTAACTGATAAGGTGTTAAATCATCAATCCACCTTCACCCTTATTCCTTCGGAGTGGGTGTTAAATTCGGGGGCATACATACATTGCATGGTGGTAATGCCGTTGCTGAAATTTCCTTTATGGCTTACGCGCAAGGGGTATTCAAACACGTAGGTGCCTTTGGGCAGCCAGTCCATAAAGAAGTTGGTGGCCGCATCTTTGGTGCTTTCGTAATAGCCCAATCCGTCCTGCCATTTGTAGGAGGAAATGACATTGACGGGTTCAAAACCCGAAGCACGCATGTCTTTCAGATGCACATATTCCATATCGCGGTCAGAGCGCACTTCGATGCGTACTTTTACCACATCTCCCACTTTCAGGCTCGCGCCATCGGTAAGGGGAACCAATTGTTTGCCGCTAAGTGTTTTTTTCTCCAAGAACAACTGCTTTTTAATGGCCAAGGGGGTTTCGGCAAATGTGATTTTGTCTAATTGTTCAAAATACTGCCAGTAAATTGCTCCCCATGCTACTCCGTTATCAGGTTTGTTGACGGTTATGTTGGCCATATCTGCACTGATTTGGTCACCCGCCCAAGCGGTTTTAAAATAACCCGTGCCGGCTTCGGCTTTCAGTTCGGGCATATTTTTGGGGTCAAGGGTGTGTTTACCGATGGTAATGGTAGCCAACTCTTCACTTGCCAGCCAGTTATCGCCTGTTAACAGTAAAGCATAACAGGCTTCGGCGGTGGCTTTAGTGGTTTTCCAGTCCTGGGTCTGTTTTTGTTTCAGCAGCCAAACTTTCATGTCTTCTACCGATTGTTTGTCTTTGGCTACCTCGTGAAACGCTTCAATCAGCAGGGCTTGAGTTTCGATAGGTGCCTGATACCAATACCATCCTCGCACAACATCTTTAAAATACATGCCCATTTCGGGGTTATGGGTAGCATTTTGTTTGAGCGACTCCATAATTTGAAGGGCTACTTTGCTGTCCTGATTGGTTTGGCGATACAAGGCCAGCGCAATCATTCCCTGCATATATTTGCTGTTGCCCAGCCAGTATTTTTCTGCCTGCCCGGTCCAGTATTTGAATGAAGTCTGGTATTGTTTGTTCAACGGAACATCGGTAAAAAAGCTGCGGGCATACAGATAATGGATGAGGGTGTAACTGAGTTGGTTGTCGTCCATATTGGCTTTGTAGCGAATCAGGTTTTGATAAGCTTTGTCGGCTTCACCGTCAATGAATTGGACTGCTTTTTGAACCATGTTCCACGAATCGGAGCTGTTTCTGACCGATTTCACTTTGAGATGATCGAGATGTCCGAGTCCTGAAACGATGTGTTGGGTGATGTACCAGCTTTCGGGCATTCCGGGAAACCACGACCATCCGCCGTTGACGGTTTGACGCTGTTGGAGTTGTTTTTCCGCAATCGCAAATTCTCTTGCCATTCTTTCTAAATCAAACAGCACTCCGAGGCGTTGTTTGCGTTCGCTTTCGTTTTTGGCCTGCAATACCCAGGGGGTTTCTTCGAGCAATACCTGTTTTAGTTCCTGATTTTTTTCGAGGTTAGAAAGCAAAGCCCCTGCCGCTTCTTTACCTGTTGCGGCAGATGCGGTGATGGCCTCATTTTTCCATGTTTCAAACACTTTTTTCACTCTTGGCGATGAATTGGCAATGTTTGAAGCAATGCTGTTTGCATAGTAACGGCTAAAAATCTGCTCCGTACATTCGTAGGGATATTCCATCATATAGGGCAATGCCTGCACGGCATACCAAGCCGGTTGAGAGGTAAACTCCAGCGTCATGCTTTGATGGCGCAGGGTGTTGGATGCGGAAGATTTTGACAGGTTGGAGAATGTAAAATTGGTTTTTCCTTTTCCGCGAACGGGCAGGGGCATACTTTCGGTTACCAACATGCGGTTGGTCAGTACCGGCAAAGCGTTTTCTTCTCCATCCGAAAAATCCCCCGATTTGGCAATGACCCTAAACACAAGGGCTTGTACTGTTTCGGGCACTTTCAGTTTCCAGCTCACAGAGGTGCTTTGTTTTCCCTGAGTGGTAAATGTCTGAACCGCATTGGTGTTCATAAACAGGTTGTCCACCGGTTTCATACTGATGGCATCAAACAGTTGAAGCGTGGCATTGCCGCTCAATGCGTTTTCGGTCAGGTTTGAGATTTTAGACGACAAATAAATTTCATCGTTTTCGCGCATAAAACGCGGAGCATTGGGAATAACCATCAGGTCTTTTTGCGTTACGACCTCTTTGGTAAACATGCCATATTTGAGGTCTTTGGTATGGGCAAACCCCATCAGTTTCCACTTTGTCAGGGCTTCGGGAGCGGTAAAAGAAATGATCACGGCTCCGCTTTCATCCGTTTTAAGATGCGGCATGAAAAAGGCAGTTTCCTGAAGGTTTTTGCGTATCTGCACTTCGTCGCCGCCTGCTTTAGTTTTGCCGGTTTCGGGTTTTTCTTCATCTCCGTTTCCGCTTTCGCCTTTGCCGTTTTTCTTTTTTGCAACTGCGCCATTTGCCATCACCAATGACTGATCCATTTCTTCCATAGCAGGCACTGCCCCTGAGGGTGCAGGAGGTGCTGCCGATTCTACCGCCATGTTTTTGGACATATACATTCTGTCGCTGCGTTGATATTGGCGATACCCATAGCTTCCCAGATAGAAATCGAAAAAATTGAGATATTCATAGCTTTGAGAAGCATAATAGTAGCGGGGCGAGTTCCAGTAGTCCGCCCGAAGGCGGGCCTGAGCAATACCAAAACCGTTGTCGGCACTAAAATAAGATTGGGGGTAAAAAGAAGGATAAATGCTGAAATTCCAGCCATGATATAAAAAGGCATCGAGCGAGGCATCGTACATGGAGGCCAACATTTCAGCAGCCACTTTGTCACCATTTTGCCCGCTGATTTTTAGCCGCCATTCTTCACTCTGTCCGGGATAGAGCTTGCTTCTGAAAGTCTGAAAGTCAATATTTAGATTTTTGTTGGTCCAGGGAACGTAGATGGTCTGTGATTGGGTAAACAAACGATTATATTTAATCATGCTCAGGTGCATGGTAAAATTGCCCCGGTAGGCTTCTTCTACTTTTACGGCAACCTTTTTTTGAGCATTGTCGGCATTGATCCACTCACGGCGGATGATTTTCCCTTCGTGTTCCAGTTCATATAAAAAGCGTGCTTCGGGTGTTGCACTGCCAAATAACAACTGAACGGTTTGTCCGGGTTCTGCCTGATTGTTGCTGAGGTGGCTCCAAAACAACTCATTGGCGGGTACTTTATCCTCGTCCGGATCAAACACGGTAAACACCTTTTTCCATTCTACTTTTTCTCCGTAAACGTCGGTTGTGGTCAGTGTGGCCAAGTATCTTCCGTGTTTCCAGTTGTTGAGGTTCGAAAAATTGACAACAGAATCGGCCGGTGTGTTCAACGTCTGACTAAACACCTGTTCGGCACGCTCCCAATTGTCGGGGTTGTTTTCACCTGCATATTCATCATTTGGAAAGTCTTTGCCGTAGTCATCTTTAGACATGACAAAGATATCGGGCATTTGCCATTGTCTTTCGCGATATACTTTTGAAGGATGTTGCAGGCGGTGAACGCTGACCGCTACTTTGGCAGGTTGGGGCTGGCCTGCCAGATTGGTGGTATTGAGCGAAAACTGTTTTTTATCCTTCCGGTTCGTCACATCCGGAAGGGCAATACTTGCCAGCATCGAAACAGTTCCAACGCTGACCGTCAGTTCGTTGGTCTGAGTTTCTCCGTTCAGGTCAGTAACATCGGCATACACCGTATAGTTAAACTGAGGCTTTTCAGTTGCTTTAAGGGTGAGGTCCGGAATAGCGGTAAACGTGATTTCAAACTCTCCGTTTTCGTTGGTTTTGGTCGTTCCAACTTCTATTTCTAATTCGGCCGAAGTTGGCATCGGTCTCCACCACCACCACCAATATGGGAAAACGGCATTTCGTTTTACGCGGTAGTTTACCTGAGCATTGTCAATATTAAAACCGGCATAGGCCTTTGCAACCCCGGTAACGGTAACCTTTTCGTTGAGTTTATAACTGCCTTTCAGGGGGTTAAAAGTAACTTCGAATTTGGGTCGCTTGTATTCTTCTACCTGTATATAAGCGCTGCCATATTCGTTCGAGATCGTCATACGTCCATTCAACAAATTGGATGGAATGGTCAAAGAACCGCTGAAAGAGCCAAACTCATTGGTTTTCAGCTTCAGTTCCGTAATTTTTTGGGAGTTTACATCGTAAAACGTAACGGTTGTCGGGCTGTTTGTCTGCAATTCGTTGTCTCTGCCGTTTCCTTTGGTTCTGATGGTAATGCCCTTAAAAAATACGGTTTGTCCGGGACGGTAAATGCTTCGGTCGGTAAACAGAAAAGTGTGGGTCGAGGGTTGGTTATTTTCGTGGTATCCGTAAGAATACTGAGAGGTAGAAAACCGGTCATTCCCCTGCGTTAAATCTACGACAAGGTTGTTGTAAAACTCCTTGGGTTTGGTGTAGGAAAAATCGCCGTCTTTACCGGTTTTACCCGATTTCAGGACTTTGTTTTCATATTTCCGCGAATTATAATTGTACTCCTGTGTAGAAATGGAATAATCAATTCCAGCGAGAGGTTGGCTGTTAAAGCGATGGATGGCAAAAAAGTCCACACGGTTTTCAACAGCACGATTGGCACAACTCAGGTTGGTAACATTGGTGATATGCCAGGCAAGTGCTTGTTTGGAATAAGAAAACCCTTCATCTGAGGACATCATCAGGATGTATTTGCCAACAGGAACCTGATGTATTTTAGCTTCGGTATAGTGGGTTTGGTAGTCTCCTTCGTCAGGCAGCATAATGTTCCATTTATGCAAGGCAGACAGGGAGTTGTAAAAATCTAACCTTTGTTCTTCCCGATCCATTTTTTCTGCCTTTTCTTCAGCTTCTGGGGTTAACAGGGCTATTTTGGCAAATAATTTCTGCACATTCTGGTAATGAATCAACGCCCGGAAAGGCTGATCGGGCTGGTTGGCTTGTTCTACGGTAAAACCGAACGTTTTGCTGAGAATTTGCTCTTTCAAGGCACGGCAGTTGTTGGCACCCATGCTTTTAGGATGCCGTTCTATAGTGGCATCGCAAATTTCAATGGCTTTTTTACGGTCAAACTTGTTGATTTCGTTCACCTTGGGCTGATACTTGTCGGCCATTTGGTTGTAGTGCTGAGCAATGCGGTAACTGACGTTAGCTGAAGACGTGTCTGACAGAAACTGCTTTTCTAACTGTAACAAGGCGTTGAACAGGAGTTGGTCTTTGTCGGGTAAGGTGGTAGTCGCTTTGGCAAAATCGAGTCGCTTAAGGTCGGCATCAATCAATGCAGGAATATTACCGTTTTTCAGATGCAGGTCTAAGAGTTGTTGAATCACCGTCAGTGCATAATATTTCACCGAAAGTTTGTCGGTATTGGTAAAGGTATGCGCCACAAATTTGGCGGCATCGGCAAAAGCCACTTCTTCCGAAAGTTTAAACTGATCGGCAGCTTTGGTGATGTTTGCCTGATCGTTTGAAAAATAATCAAAGGCGCGATGTGCCAGCAAATCGAATAAAGTAGGGCGATAAGGACGAGCACCGCCCGGACTGACTAAAATATCGCCGTAAATATCAACCGGAGTAGTTTTAAGCTGGGCGGCATCGGTCAATGAAGCGAGGTAGAGCTGAGTAATTTCAGAGGTAAACCGGTTGGCATCCCAGGTTTGAAAATCGGGTAAATCCTGATTGGTTACCTCTGTGCGGTTTAAGATGCGGTATCTGTTTTGCTGAAAATATTGCCAGTACAATTCGGCCAAAATAGATTGAAGCACCGGCTTCAACGGATATTTCGCCTGTTCGGTCTCTTGTTTCAATTTGTCAATAATTTTCTGCTCGCTGTTTTCTTCTGTATAGGCTTCATACTTATAAAGGTAGAGCAATGTTTTGACCGATTGAGCAGCGTTGTTTTCGGCTTTAGCTCTGGTGTAAATGGTCTGAACCAATTTTCGGGCATCTTCGGTCAGCCCTTTGTTTTCGAATTCGGCCACTTTTTTCCAGTCCGCAGCGTAATCATTTCCGGGTGTGTATTTTTCCATAGCATAGTTGGTTTTTTGCGTTTTGGCACAACCACCTTGTGCCGAAGTCAGCACAATGGCGAGAAAGATGAAGGACAGTAAAAATAGGATGTTTTTCATATAAATTCAGGTATTCGATGAAGTGATGGGTAATGTAATAGCTTACAAGATGCTAAAATATGGATCAAAGGTGCTTACAAAGTAAGATAAAAAAACAACACGATGAGTCTGATATAAGTAAAAACAAATCAACCCTGTAAAATGATGGTATTGCCTGATTCATTTATACCCTTCATAGAAAAATTTTATGAATGTTAGCCATCAAATACAGATCACCTATATATCCCCTCTCCTTTCATTAACTTACCTCTCCAAATTTACCGGCTTCTGTTTCCACAGAAGCAACCTTAATTGAATTGCTAATGTTTAAAGTTTAGAATCTACCGGATGAAAGGATAAATTGACCGTTTAAGACACACTTACCAATCTGGTTGCCAATAGAATATTTATTTTCCCGATTGATTGTTATCTTTACAAGTCAGGATGGGGTAAGTGACTGCCGACTTAAAAGAAATTTATAAACTTTCATGTTCAACATTTACCCCGGCCACGCAAACCATGTTTAACCGGCAATTGTTTTTGGGTCGCTGCCATTATTCACTCAACCTGCTATGAAATCTATGCCAAATCATGTTCTTTCCATCACCTTTCTGCAAAGGTTTGGTTTAATCCCCTGTCTCAGAACAGCAATCCGAATGTTCTTTTGTTTGGCACTGCTTAGCGGATTATTTGTCTGCCAACATCAGATGAATGCGCAATACAACCTAACCTTTCGCAGTCAGTTGAACTATACTCAAAATGCAAACGATGTATGGGGTTATGTGTCGCCGGGCGGTATCGAGTATGCCATAGTAGGA
This is a stretch of genomic DNA from Sphingobacteriales bacterium. It encodes these proteins:
- a CDS encoding GSCFA domain-containing protein, with protein sequence MQFRTEINLPVSLCPISHSDKILFAGSCFTQNIGQLMLENKFSALINPTGIIYNPMSVAKTLVLLSAGMPFTKNDLFFNGQYW